Within Sphingobium sp. SCG-1, the genomic segment AACGCGCCGCCGCCGAGCGCCGCGTGGCACATCCGTCCGGTCAGTGGGTCGAGTATCCATCCCGCCTGAATAATGCCATCGTTCACCAATCCAACCATAATGCCGAAAGGCGCGCGCCCCGCTGCGAAATTGCCGGTGCCGTCGATCGGGTCGATGATCCAGTTCAGCCCACCGCCTGCGCGGTCCAGCACTGCCGGATCGGCGGCGGTCGCTTCCTCACCGATCACGTCCGCTTCGGGAAGAATTTTCAGCAGCCCCTCATGCAGCCGCAGCTCGCTTTCCTTGTCGGCGATGGTCACATAATCGTCCGCCGCCTTCTCCTCGATCTCGTGCACGGCCAGGTTCTGGTATCGCGGCAGCACGACCTCGGCCGCCACGGTTTCCATCAGCGTCGCGACGGAACGATAGAGTGCGTGCATGGGCTTAGCTCCGGTAATCTGCGTTGATGGCGATATAGCCATGGGTCAGGTCGCAGGTCCAAACCGTTGCGCGGCCTTCGCCCAATCCCAGATCAACGTCGATGTCGATTTCGGAACCCTTCAGGTGCGCGGCGACTGGCGCTTCATCATAGTCATCGACAGCAAGACCCTCGCGCGCCACCTGTACGCCACCGAAGCGGATCGACAGCTTGTCGCGCTCGGCCGGTTCGCCTGCCTTGCCCACGGCCATGACGATACGGCCCCAATTGGCGTCTTCCCCGGCAATTGCAGTCTTCACAAGTGGCGAGTTGGCGATGGAAAGCGCGATGCGGTGGGCGCTGGCGTCGCTGCTCGCGCCGCTGACATGTACGGCGATAAACTTGGAAGCGCCTTCGCCGTCGCGCACGACCAGATGCGCCAGTTGTCGGCACAGATCGGCCAATGCCGAGGCGAATGCGTCCGCGCCTGCATCGTCGAAGCTCGTTAATGGCATATTGCCCGCCACGCCTGTCGCGAAGGCCAGAACGGTGTCGGAAGTCGAAGTGTCGCTATCCACTGTGATGCAGGAGAAACTCGTCCGGTTCGCCGCGCTCAGCAACGATTGCAGGAACACGGGGTCCACCGCAGCGTCAGTGAATACGTAGCCCAGCATCGTCGCCATATCCGGCGCAATCATGCCCGATCCCTTGACGATCCCCACCAGGTTCACCGTCCGGTCCCCGATCACAGCGCGCGTCACCGCTGCCTTGGCGAAGGTGTCGGTCGTCATGATCGTCGCGGCGGCTTCTTCCCAGCCACAGGGCTCCGCCACGAATGCCGCGTCGAGGCCGGCCTCCGCCTTGTCCACCGGCAGAGGCACGCCGATCACGCCTGTGGAAGAAATGAACACGTCGCTCGGCACGCAGCCCAGATGATTGGCCACACGCGCCGCAATGGCCTCGACCGCCGTCCGCCCGCGATGCCCGGTGAACGCGTTGCTGTTGCCTGCATTCACCACAAGCGCCCGCGCGTGGCCCAGCGGAATGGCGTCGCGACACCACTCGACCTCCGGGGACGGGCACAGGCTCTGCGTCGTCACGCCTGCGACCGCCGTGCCGGGCGCCAATTCGACATAGGTCAAATCGCACCGGTCCCACGTCTTGTATCGCGCCCGTGCCACGCGCAACGTCACGCCGCCGATGACCGGCAGTTCGGGGAAAGAGGCAGGGGCGAGGGGAGATCGATCTGTCATGCGGCGGGAATAGCGCAATCAGGTGACGGATCAACGTCTTTGCATGGCGCCGCTCAGATATCCTGCGCGATCCGCCCGTATAATTCCGGCCGCCGGTCGCGGAAGAAGCCCATGCCCGCCCTGTGCGTCCGTGCCGCATCCAGGTCGAGCGTCGCCACCAGGGCACCGTGCTCCTGATCGCCGACTTCTGCGAGGTAATCACCCCATTCGTCGGTGATGAAGCTATGCCCGTAGAAGCGCTGGCCTTCTTCCTCGCCTATCCGGTTCGCGGCAATCACCGGCATGCAATTGCTCACCGCATGGCCCAGCATCGCCCGCCGCCACATCCGGCTGGTGTCGAGGTCAGCGTCATAAGGTTCCGATCCGATGGCCGTCGGGTAGAACAGCATTTCCGCCCCCATCAACGCCATCACCCGTGCACTTTCGGGATACCATTGATCCCAGCAGATGCCGACGCCGATGGTGCCGTACTTCGTCTTCCACACCTTGAAGCCGCTATTGCCGGGCCGGAAATAATATTTCTCTTCATAGCCCGGGCCGTCGGGAATATGGCTCTTGCGATACACGCCCATGATCTCGCCCTGATCGTCTATCATCGC encodes:
- a CDS encoding inositol monophosphatase family protein, which gives rise to MHALYRSVATLMETVAAEVVLPRYQNLAVHEIEEKAADDYVTIADKESELRLHEGLLKILPEADVIGEEATAADPAVLDRAGGGLNWIIDPIDGTGNFAAGRAPFGIMVGLVNDGIIQAGWILDPLTGRMCHAALGGGAFIDDERVTARESGSDKPVAALAVYFMTDEQRAEIAERAEGKFTLVDIPRCAAEQYPRLVLGQNDVSLFERSLPWDHVAGALLLNESGAKLARRDGTPYVVGDKKRGLLGAASPRMWDLAQSILC
- the argJ gene encoding bifunctional glutamate N-acetyltransferase/amino-acid acetyltransferase ArgJ; the encoded protein is MTDRSPLAPASFPELPVIGGVTLRVARARYKTWDRCDLTYVELAPGTAVAGVTTQSLCPSPEVEWCRDAIPLGHARALVVNAGNSNAFTGHRGRTAVEAIAARVANHLGCVPSDVFISSTGVIGVPLPVDKAEAGLDAAFVAEPCGWEEAAATIMTTDTFAKAAVTRAVIGDRTVNLVGIVKGSGMIAPDMATMLGYVFTDAAVDPVFLQSLLSAANRTSFSCITVDSDTSTSDTVLAFATGVAGNMPLTSFDDAGADAFASALADLCRQLAHLVVRDGEGASKFIAVHVSGASSDASAHRIALSIANSPLVKTAIAGEDANWGRIVMAVGKAGEPAERDKLSIRFGGVQVAREGLAVDDYDEAPVAAHLKGSEIDIDVDLGLGEGRATVWTCDLTHGYIAINADYRS
- the aguB gene encoding N-carbamoylputrescine amidase; this encodes MTKVTVAALQLAFTDDIDENIARVETHVRKAAARGAKIILPPELFEGLYFCRVEDEALFATAQPVESHHAVLAMQRLAKELEIYIPTSFFERDGHHHYNSLAMIDDQGEIMGVYRKSHIPDGPGYEEKYYFRPGNSGFKVWKTKYGTIGVGICWDQWYPESARVMALMGAEMLFYPTAIGSEPYDADLDTSRMWRRAMLGHAVSNCMPVIAANRIGEEEGQRFYGHSFITDEWGDYLAEVGDQEHGALVATLDLDAARTHRAGMGFFRDRRPELYGRIAQDI